A window from Telopea speciosissima isolate NSW1024214 ecotype Mountain lineage chromosome 8, Tspe_v1, whole genome shotgun sequence encodes these proteins:
- the LOC122670459 gene encoding hydroquinone glucosyltransferase-like: protein METAHIAILPSPGMGHLIPLAELAKRLIHHHHLSITFIIATNGTLSKSAEEILVNLPKSINSVLLPPANVDDLYDVRPLTRISNTITRSLPSFREVFKVLSTTTRLTALVVDQFGTDAFDVAKEFKVSPYIFNPTAAMVLSWTLHLPKLDEMYSCEYRDLQNPVKLPGCIALHGRDLFHPIQDRKNEDCTWFLHHCKRFGLAQGIILNSFLDLEPSTINAIMESKDLNMPPVYPVGPLVQSGSKDGVDVSYCLNWLDDQPHGSVLFVSFGSGGVLSPEQFTELAFGLELSEQRFLWVVRSPTRKEANANFFDAQSIEDPFAFLPEGFLERTNGVGLVLSSWAPQIQVLSHASTGGFLTHCGWNSTLESIVHGVPLIAWPLYAEQRMNAVMLVQDMKVAFSPKEGEDGIVGREEIAAVVKCLLEGEEGKRMRNRMRELKDTADKALSEDGSSTKSLLEVTHKWKTQAVV from the coding sequence ATGGAAACAGCCCACATCGCCATTCTACCTTCCCCAGGAATGGGTCACCTCATCCCGCTAGCAGAGCTTGCGAAGCGACtaatccaccaccaccacctttctATTACATTCATCATCGCAACAAATGGAACCCTTTCTAAATCCGCAGAAGAAATCCTAGTTAACCTCCCTAAAAGCATCAATTCAGTGCTTCTCCCTCCAGCAAACGTTGATGACCTCTACGACGTGAGGCCCTTGACACGCATCTCTAACACGATTACCCGATCCCTCCCTTCTTTCCGCGAGGTGTTCAAAGTCTTAAGCACCACCACTCGTCTTACTGCCTTGGTTGTTGATCAGTTCGGCACCGATGCATTTGATGTCGCCAAGGAATTTAAGGTTTCACCTTACATCTTCAACCCGACAGCGGCGATGGTGTTGTCATGGACGCTTCATTTGCCCAAGCTTGATGAGATGTACTCTTGTGAATATAGAGACCTGCAAAACCCAGTAAAATTGCCTGGTTGCATTGCACTTCATGGGAGAGATTTATTTCATCCAATTCAAGATAGGAAGAACGAGGACTGCACATGGTTTCTACACCATTGCAAACGCTTTGGATTGGCTCAAGGTATCATTTTAAATAGCTTTTTGGACTTGGAACCAAGTACCATAAATGCAATCATGGAAAGTAAAGATCTCAACATGCCGCCGGTCTACCCAGTTGGACCACTCGTGCAAAGTGGTTCAAAAGATGGGGTGGATGTTTCTTATTGCTTGAATTGGTTGGATGATCAACCACATGGCTCTGTTCTGTTTGTATCATTTGGAAGTGGTGGGGTCCTTTCACCAGAGCAATTTACTGAATTGGCTTTTGGATTGGAGCTAAGTGAGCAAAGATTTTTGTGGGTTGTTAGAAGCCCAACTCGTAAGGAAGCAAATGCCAACTTCTTTGATGCTCAAAGTATTGAAGACCCTTTTGCATTTTTGCCTGAGGGGTTCTTGGAAAGAACAAACGGGGTGGGCCTTGTATTGTCTTCATGGGCTCCTCAAATACAAGTGCTAAGCCATGCCTCAACAGGTGGGTTCTTGACCCATTGTGGATGGAACTCAACCTTGGAGAGCATTGTACATGGTGTTCCCTTGATTGCTTGGCCTCTCTATGCAGAGCAAAGGATGAATGCAGTAATGCTAGTGCAGGACATGAAGGTGGCGTTTTCGCCTAAAGAAGGGGAAGATGGAATAGTGGGGCGAGAGGAGATTGCAGCAGTGGTGAAGTGTCTactggaaggagaagaagggaagagaatgAGGAATAGGATGAGGGAACTCAAGGATACTGCAGACAAGGCATTGAGTGAAGATGGTTCTTCAACAAAGTCACTCTTGGAGGTGACACATAAATGGAAGACTCAAGCAGTCGTATAA
- the LOC122672332 gene encoding NAC transcription factor 25-like encodes MNIYNCAENYGINGDNCEYFFTQRTRKYPNGSRPSRSAAGGFWKASGADKEVEGGNPKHIFGYKRSLVFYNGKPDSSKKTNWLMQEFRTAEDRNAPNKENERMKLDDEWVLCKIYKITRKRQREKDEEKDGEREEDISIPLLENGKGKDGQREEDISIPLQEEKGKAKDGEGELEEGIGINKDMSRFMDGEHDKELEQYIFDECLPLDVRKPYQSSYDLTYLNWNLTIPSDISSINNPPTNLNDVWNSCGYLFDDPLSYNSTQQANGSSSNINELHLSSDIVTNSNVNQNSAPMCTSPNADTLGISPEPLMLPMLPMSSQSCVQKEHRTSDDQHQEVKKKKKSPCSSN; translated from the exons atgaatatatataatTGTGCCGAAAATTACGGAATTAATGGAGATAATTGTgaatatttcttcacccaaagaACGCGGAAATATCCGAATGGCTCCCGCCCTAGTCGTAGTGCGGCAGGTGGATTTTGGAAGGCCAGTGGTGCTGATAAAGAAGTCGAAGGGGGTAATCCCAAACATATCTTTGGCTACAAGAGATCTCTTGTCTTCTATAATGGGAAACCAGACAGTTCGAAAAAAACCAATTGGCTCATGCAAGAATTTCGAACAGCAGAAGATCGAAATGCtccaaataaagaaaatgaaagaatgaaG TTAGATGATGAATGGGTACTATGTAAAATTTACAAGATAACTCGTAAAAGACAACgagaaaaagatgaagagaaagacggggaaagagaagaggacATAAGCATTCCTTTACTAGAAAATGGTAAAGGGAAAGACGGGCAAAGAGAAGAGGACATAAGCATTCCTTtacaagaagagaaagggaaagcaAAAGACGGGGAAGGAGAATTAGAAGAAGGCATAGGCATAAACAAAGATATGAGCAGATTCATGGATGGTGAGCATGATAAAGAGTTAGAGCAATACATTTTCGACGAATGTCTTCCTTTGGATGTCCGAAAGCCATATCAGAGTTCCTATGACTTAACATATTTAAATTGGAACCTTACCATTCCTTCTGATATTAGCTCCATCAACAATCCACCAACTAATCTTAATGATGTGTGGAACAGTTGTGGTTACCTCTTTGATGATCCCCTTAGTTACAACAGTACACAGCAGGCTAATGGAAGTTCAAGTAACATTAATGAGTTACATTTGTCATCTGACATTGTAACTAACAGTAATGTGAACCAAAATTCTGCTCCTATGTGTACATCACCCAATGCTGATACGCTTGGAATATCACCAGAGCCATTAATGTTACCAATGTTGCCCATGTCAAGTCAATCTTGTGTTCAGAAGGAACATAGAACCAGTGATGATCAACATcaggaagtgaagaagaagaagaagtctccTTGCTCTTCtaattaa